One Megasphaera elsdenii DSM 20460 genomic window carries:
- a CDS encoding flavodoxin family protein, with protein sequence MKAIVVYSSKTGRIQQIAQAMVQVLPQGTPCVPVDEMPSDFSNYDCVFMGFWIDENQADPKGQEALKKIANDHVAIFTTMYDDPYSDQASKHLRSAVELLKPGSGVVGTYITWTDKARYMYEPEAGEDLHLDEAQSFAKNTVSRLKGN encoded by the coding sequence ATGAAAGCCATCGTCGTCTATTCTTCGAAAACAGGGCGCATACAGCAGATTGCCCAGGCTATGGTGCAGGTCTTGCCGCAAGGGACGCCTTGCGTTCCCGTCGATGAGATGCCGTCTGATTTTTCCAATTATGACTGCGTATTCATGGGCTTTTGGATTGATGAGAACCAGGCAGACCCTAAGGGACAGGAAGCGTTGAAGAAAATTGCCAATGACCACGTGGCCATCTTTACTACCATGTACGACGACCCCTATTCGGACCAGGCGTCGAAACACCTGCGCAGTGCCGTAGAGCTGCTGAAGCCTGGCAGCGGTGTCGTCGGGACCTATATCACCTGGACTGATAAAGCGCGTTATATGTACGAACCGGAGGCCGGCGAGGACCTGCATCTCGATGAGGCCCAGTCCTTCGCCAAAAATACCGTGAGCCGCCTCAAGGGAAATTGA
- a CDS encoding GntR family transcriptional regulator, with protein MMKTTKRQHALEPIKLDAYKPLREVVSETLRQAIKDGVLKPGERLMEIQLADELGVSRTPIREAIRKLELEGFVVMVPRRGTYVADISLKDIAQVFEIRSALEELAAGLAAERITPDELEYLERILVEINEYIDNDEFDKIVDADVRFHDVLYHASRNQRLVDILNNLREQMLRFRSISMHYPGRLAATWEEHRQMVENIAEHNSAMARKVAKKHMENSERTLLKGISKDEESARRVHELFPHKGE; from the coding sequence ATGATGAAAACGACAAAAAGACAGCATGCATTGGAACCGATTAAATTAGATGCTTATAAACCGCTGCGCGAAGTGGTCAGCGAAACGCTGCGCCAGGCCATCAAGGACGGCGTGCTCAAGCCGGGGGAACGGCTCATGGAAATCCAGCTGGCCGATGAGCTCGGCGTCAGCCGGACGCCGATCCGCGAGGCTATCCGCAAATTGGAACTGGAAGGCTTCGTCGTCATGGTTCCCCGGCGCGGGACGTATGTTGCAGATATTTCCTTGAAGGATATTGCCCAGGTCTTTGAAATCCGCAGTGCCCTGGAAGAACTGGCTGCCGGCCTGGCTGCCGAACGGATCACGCCGGACGAGCTGGAATACCTGGAACGGATTCTCGTCGAGATCAACGAATATATCGACAATGACGAATTTGATAAGATCGTCGATGCCGATGTCCGTTTCCACGACGTCCTCTATCACGCCAGCCGTAACCAGCGCCTCGTCGATATCCTCAACAATCTGCGCGAACAGATGCTGCGCTTCCGTTCCATTTCCATGCACTATCCGGGCCGCCTGGCCGCGACCTGGGAAGAACATCGGCAGATGGTCGAAAACATTGCCGAACACAATAGTGCCATGGCCCGGAAAGTGGCCAAGAAGCATATGGAAAATTCCGAACGGACCTTGCTGAAGGGCATCAGTAAGGATGAAGAATCGGCCCGCCGCGTTCATGAATTGTTTCCCCATAAAGGCGAATAA
- a CDS encoding FAD-binding oxidoreductase, producing MKEYNPVTAEVIDALKAVVGDKYVKTDADVLDVYKSDESLAPSFWKTPEVVVLPANTQEVSEIMKIANRFDVPVTPRSAGTSVSCGAVPAYKGIVLLMERMNHIIELNEDGMYMTVEAGVRTIDIQNAAHEKGLLYAGDPCSSDSCLIGGNLATNAGGNKAVRYGTTRHQVYSIEAVLPTGKIVNLGATLKKCSTGFCLDQLIIGSEGTLGIITKATLKLVPLPPYKLDVLAVFTDLAKATALVPKLIKAGLNPTSVEFMDNNFVRSASDYSDLKLPHYEDGCYDIISIETFNEDELDDKMEKLAAVCEECGATDIVEADDRVWKVRRNCLESTRVFSKVATSEDLVVPVTKIADCIQTLVKESQNYDFRVFCLAHAGDGNLHFQILKCDMSDEDWEKQLKEFRAKAYKYVYGLGGRLSGEHGIGLKRLKYMEEYTDPAELDLMKTIKRAVDPKWILNPGKVIEEN from the coding sequence ATGAAAGAATACAATCCAGTTACAGCTGAAGTTATCGACGCATTGAAAGCTGTCGTCGGCGATAAATATGTCAAGACCGATGCAGATGTCCTGGATGTCTATAAATCGGACGAAAGCCTGGCACCGTCTTTCTGGAAGACGCCGGAAGTCGTCGTCCTGCCGGCCAATACGCAGGAAGTCTCGGAAATCATGAAGATTGCCAACCGCTTCGACGTCCCGGTCACGCCGCGCAGTGCCGGTACCAGCGTCAGCTGCGGCGCCGTCCCGGCTTATAAGGGCATCGTTCTGCTCATGGAACGGATGAACCACATCATCGAATTGAATGAAGATGGCATGTATATGACCGTCGAAGCCGGCGTCCGCACTATCGACATCCAGAATGCAGCCCACGAAAAAGGTCTGCTCTATGCCGGCGACCCCTGCAGTTCCGACAGCTGCCTCATCGGCGGCAACCTGGCTACCAACGCCGGCGGCAACAAGGCCGTCCGCTATGGTACGACGCGCCATCAGGTCTATTCCATCGAAGCCGTCCTGCCGACGGGCAAGATCGTCAACCTCGGCGCTACCTTGAAGAAGTGCTCGACCGGCTTCTGCCTGGACCAGCTCATCATCGGTTCTGAAGGGACTTTGGGTATCATCACGAAAGCGACGTTGAAACTCGTCCCCTTGCCGCCGTATAAGCTCGACGTCCTGGCTGTCTTTACCGACCTGGCCAAGGCGACGGCACTGGTACCGAAACTGATTAAAGCCGGCCTCAACCCGACGTCTGTCGAATTTATGGACAACAACTTCGTCCGCAGCGCCAGCGATTACAGCGACTTGAAACTGCCTCATTATGAAGATGGCTGCTATGACATCATCTCCATCGAAACCTTTAATGAAGATGAACTGGACGACAAGATGGAAAAGTTGGCCGCTGTCTGTGAAGAATGTGGAGCTACGGACATCGTCGAAGCCGACGACCGCGTCTGGAAAGTCCGCCGCAACTGCCTGGAAAGCACGCGTGTCTTCTCGAAAGTCGCCACGTCAGAAGATTTGGTCGTTCCGGTCACGAAAATCGCCGACTGCATCCAGACCTTGGTCAAAGAAAGCCAGAATTACGATTTCCGCGTCTTCTGCCTGGCCCATGCCGGTGATGGCAACCTCCACTTCCAGATCCTCAAATGCGATATGAGCGACGAAGACTGGGAAAAACAGTTGAAAGAATTTCGTGCCAAAGCCTATAAATACGTTTACGGCTTAGGCGGCCGCCTGTCCGGTGAACACGGCATCGGCTTGAAACGCCTGAAATACATGGAAGAATATACGGATCCGGCTGAACTGGACCTCATGAAGACCATCAAACGGGCCGTCGACCCGAAATGGATTCTCAACCCGGGCAAAGTCATTGAAGAAAACTAG
- the larAH10 gene encoding NPN-dependent 2-hydroxyacid racemase, LarAH10 family translates to MMKTFSLPFGKSTQTVSLDEAHVLYDLHGNHVDAVADEQAAIRQALRHPIGSAPLKDVVQAGDTVAIVVSDITRLVHTAQMLPIIVDELNQAGVKDDQITVVTAQGTHRAHTPEEDAIVCGADMVKRVKIVSHDCRDASQLTKIGTTTYGNDVYLNSHVVQADKVILTGAVSFHPMAGFGGGRKAVLPGVASYETIMRNHAMALTETFGGGCNPKCETSLLEDNPLHDDMKQAAALLNPCFLVNTVFSADGDLYEVVGGHWYEAWKKGCDDLLHIASVPIQDLADITIASAGGYPKDMNLYQSMKAPMNAVFATKPGGTMILTLDCPDIKEPAIFTDWFFRSDMDAFEKDLRADFSIPAFVAFKSHCIFRSLKEAYVVTRPENFDIIRHSGLIPAATLEEAWEKAQKNLPENYKVTIMGHAAATFPVRK, encoded by the coding sequence ATGATGAAGACTTTTTCTCTTCCTTTTGGGAAGAGCACACAGACTGTTTCACTCGATGAAGCACACGTATTATATGACCTGCACGGCAACCATGTCGACGCCGTCGCCGATGAACAGGCTGCCATCCGCCAGGCCCTGCGCCATCCTATTGGCAGCGCGCCTTTGAAAGATGTCGTCCAGGCCGGCGATACGGTCGCCATTGTCGTCAGCGATATTACCCGCCTGGTCCATACGGCCCAGATGCTGCCCATCATCGTCGATGAATTGAACCAGGCCGGCGTCAAGGATGACCAGATTACGGTCGTCACGGCCCAGGGGACGCATCGGGCCCATACGCCGGAAGAAGATGCCATCGTCTGCGGTGCAGACATGGTCAAGCGCGTAAAGATCGTCAGCCATGACTGCCGCGATGCCTCCCAGCTGACCAAAATCGGGACGACCACCTATGGCAATGACGTCTATCTCAATTCGCACGTCGTCCAGGCCGACAAGGTCATCTTGACCGGTGCCGTGTCCTTCCATCCCATGGCCGGGTTTGGCGGCGGCCGCAAAGCCGTCCTGCCAGGCGTTGCCAGTTATGAAACGATCATGCGCAACCACGCCATGGCCTTGACGGAAACCTTCGGCGGCGGCTGCAATCCTAAATGTGAAACGAGCCTTTTGGAAGATAATCCCCTCCATGACGATATGAAGCAGGCCGCAGCCCTGCTCAATCCTTGTTTCCTGGTCAATACGGTCTTTTCGGCAGACGGCGACCTCTATGAAGTCGTCGGCGGCCACTGGTACGAAGCCTGGAAAAAAGGTTGTGACGACTTGCTGCACATCGCCAGCGTACCCATCCAGGACCTGGCAGATATCACCATTGCTTCGGCTGGCGGCTATCCCAAGGACATGAACCTCTATCAGAGCATGAAAGCGCCGATGAATGCCGTCTTCGCCACCAAACCGGGCGGCACGATGATTCTGACCCTGGACTGCCCGGACATCAAGGAACCGGCCATCTTTACGGACTGGTTCTTCCGCAGCGATATGGACGCCTTTGAAAAGGACCTGCGGGCCGATTTTTCCATCCCGGCCTTCGTTGCCTTCAAATCGCACTGTATCTTCCGGTCCCTGAAAGAAGCCTACGTCGTCACGCGGCCGGAAAACTTCGACATCATCCGCCACAGCGGCCTCATCCCGGCAGCTACCCTGGAAGAAGCCTGGGAAAAGGCCCAGAAAAACTTGCCGGAAAACTATAAAGTCACCATCATGGGCCACGCCGCCGCCACCTTCCCAGTGCGTAAGTAG
- a CDS encoding transglycosylase domain-containing protein, protein MKLKYIAIFALTFAVCAGWNLLFDAPKTAKPAVETAAKLQEEKEPQGSWPSPLRPLEIRVYPYLHFHEAMDNKIKKIPVYVAISAISKPMQHAVVATEDRRFYDHGAIDPIGIIRAVLVNIESGETVEGGSTISQQVVKNVFLSQDRTMARKAQEFVMAFLLEHYYSKDEILEIYLNTAYFGANATGIDDAARTYFTTTPEKLDLAQASLLAGLVQAPTYYNPLKNYEGAKARQKTVLTLMAEQGYISQEQGAEAYKKDLGL, encoded by the coding sequence ATGAAACTTAAATACATTGCCATCTTTGCCCTGACCTTCGCCGTCTGTGCCGGCTGGAACCTGCTCTTTGACGCGCCGAAGACGGCCAAGCCTGCTGTCGAGACGGCTGCCAAGCTCCAAGAAGAAAAGGAACCCCAAGGGAGCTGGCCGTCGCCGCTGCGGCCGCTGGAAATCCGGGTCTATCCCTACCTGCACTTCCACGAAGCCATGGATAATAAAATCAAGAAAATCCCCGTCTACGTGGCCATCAGCGCCATTTCCAAGCCCATGCAGCACGCCGTCGTGGCTACGGAAGACCGCCGCTTCTACGACCACGGCGCCATCGACCCGATTGGCATCATCCGGGCCGTCCTGGTCAATATCGAATCGGGCGAAACCGTCGAAGGCGGCAGCACCATCAGCCAGCAGGTCGTCAAGAACGTCTTCCTGTCCCAGGACCGGACGATGGCCCGCAAAGCCCAGGAATTTGTCATGGCCTTCTTATTGGAACATTACTACAGCAAAGATGAAATATTGGAAATCTATTTGAATACGGCCTACTTCGGTGCCAATGCCACGGGCATCGACGATGCGGCCCGGACGTACTTCACGACGACGCCGGAAAAACTGGACCTGGCCCAGGCCTCCCTGCTGGCCGGCCTGGTACAGGCGCCGACGTACTATAATCCCCTGAAAAATTACGAAGGTGCCAAAGCCCGGCAGAAGACGGTCCTGACCTTGATGGCCGAACAGGGCTATATCAGCCAGGAACAAGGCGCAGAAGCCTATAAAAAAGACCTCGGACTCTGA